From a region of the Arvicanthis niloticus isolate mArvNil1 chromosome 6, mArvNil1.pat.X, whole genome shotgun sequence genome:
- the Hint1 gene encoding adenosine 5'-monophosphoramidase HINT1, with amino-acid sequence MADEIAKAQVAQPGGDTIFGKIIRKEIPAKIIFEDDRCLAFHDISPQAPTHFLVIPKKHISQISVADDDDESLLGHLMIVGKKCAADLGLKRGYRMVVNEGADGGQSVYHIHLHVLGGRQMNWPPG; translated from the exons ATGGCAGACGAGATTGCCAAGGCTCAAGTGGCCCAACCCGGTGGCGACACGATCTTCGGCAAGATCATCCGCAAAGAAATCCCCGCCAAGATCATCTTCGAGGACGACCGG TGTCTTGCTTTTCATGACATTTCCCCTCAAGCACCAACACACTTTCTGGTGATACCCAAGAAGCACATATCCCAGATTTCTGTAGCAGACGATGATGATGAGAGT cttCTAGGACATTTAATGATTGTTGGCAAGAAATGTGCTGCAGATCTGGGCCTGAAGCGTGGGTATCGAATGGTGGTGAATGAAGGTGCGGACGGGGGACAGTCTGTCTATCATATCCACCTCCACGTTCTTGGGGGTCGGCAGATGAACTGGCCTCCTGGTTAA